Sequence from the bacterium genome:
AAGAGATAGAAGGAGATAGTGCTTCTTCTACAGAACTTTATGCCCTTCTTTCTGCGATATCAGGATTACCACTAAAACAGGGGATAGCAGTTACCGGGTCGGTAAATCAGAGAGGTGAAGTCCAGCCCATAGGTGGAGTTAATGAAAAGATAGAAGGATTCTATCATACCTGTAAGATAAAAGGACTGACAGGAGAGCAAGGAGTCATTATACCTAAAACAAACATCAGACACCTTATGTTAAAAGACGAGGTTATAAATGCGGTCAAGGAAGGAAAATTTCATATATGGGCTGTAAGTACTATAGACGAAGGAATAGAAATTCTTACAGGAGTTCCTGCAGGAGATAAAGATAAAAAAGGCGATTATCCAGAAGGAACTGTTAACTATCTGGTTTCTAAACGACTGGAAGAACTTACCAGAAATTATCTAAAACACCAGAAGATACACTCGCCTAAAAAAGGAAAGATAAATAAGTGAGCAGTAGAGAAAAATAAGGCACATCTTATCTTCTACATATTTAATTATTTTTTACTTTTAATATGTAATCTGTGTTTAAGAATATGAATAAAAATTTGAAGAATTGGGATTTTAACATTTTTCTTGAATATCTGAAACCATATAAAAAGTCGGTTATTATTGCACCTCTATTTATGGTTCTGGAAGTAATAATGGACCTTTTTCAACCAAAACTCCTTGCCCATATTGTTGATGAAGGAATAATGAAGGGGGATTTCAAATTTATAGTACATACAGGGATATTAATGCTTGGAATTGCAATTATAGGTCTGATTGGTGGGATTGGATGTACAATATTTTCAAGTATAGCAAGCCAGAACTTCGGACACGATTTAAGAAAAGCCATTTTTAAAAAAATTCAGAATGTTCAGTTTAAAGACAGCAATAAATTCTCCCCCTCCTCTCTTATAACAAGATTGACAAATGATGTATCTCAGACACAACAACTTGTACTTATTTCTTTAAGATTGCTTGTCAGAGCACCTCTTTTATGTCTGGGGGGAATTATTATGGTTTTTTTTATAAACATTAAACTTTCCATGATAATTCTTATTGTGATACCTCTGCTCCTTTTTATCTTCTATTCTATTACAAGGAAAAGTTTTTCTTTATTCACTGATATGCAGAAAAAAATAGATAGAATTAATCTTATAATCAGAGAGAACCTTGCAGGTATAAGAGTAATCAAAATTTTCAACAGGACACCATATGAAAAAAGACGTTTCAAAAGTGCAAATGAAGATATGGTTGAAGCATCTCTCAATGCAATTAAACTTATCGTAAACATAGGACCTCTGGTTATGATAATCGTAAATTTAAGTATAATCGCTGTCTTATGGTTTGGCAGTAATATGTCAATGAGAAATGAAATTATGATAGGTGAAATAGTGGCTTTTATCAACTATCTTATGATAATCCTTATGTCTCTTATGATGGTAAGTAATCTATTTATATTTATATCAAGGGCAGGTGCTTCTGTAGAAAGGATTAATGAGGTATTAAGGGTTAAAGAACCTGACAGAGAAGAAAAATTTTATCAATCTGTTTCCATAAGGGGACATATAGAGTTTAAAAATGTTTCTTTTAGTTATACACAACAGACACCATTTTTTCATAATTTATCTTTTTCAATAGAAGAGGGAAAAACAACTGGCATAGTCGGAATTACAGGTTCAGGAAAAACAACACTATTAAATTTGATGGCAGGATTATACCAACCGTTATCTGGAGATATTTTTATTGATGGAACAAAAATGAATGATATAAACCCTTCTGTACTGAAAGAAAATATAGGGTTTGTTACACAGGAAGCAATAATATTTTCAGGAACTATCAGAGAGATTATGAAATGGGCAAAAGAGGATGTATCAGATGGAGATATAGAAGAGGCATTAAAAATAGCGGAGATTTATGATTTTATCAAAAAACTTCCGGATGGGCTTGAAACATTCATTGGACAGAAAGGAGTAAATCTATCAGGAGGACAGAAACAGCGGTTAACAATAGCGAGGGCTATCATCAGAAACCCCAAAATACTAATCCTTGATGATTGCACAAGCGCTGTGGATTTTATAACAGAAAAACGGATACTGAAAAATTTAAAAAGTGGATTGAACACCTGTACAAAGATTATTGTTACTCCGAGGATATTTACAGTTATGGAAGCAGATAATATTATAGTTCTTGAAAAAGGAAGTATAGCAGGTTTTGGAACCCACAGACAATTGCTTAAAACATGTGATATCTACAGGGAGATATATGAATCACAGGCAGGAGAGAGAATAAATGTCTGAAAGAGATAAGTTTCAGGAACAGGAGAAATTCAGATTTCATCATGGACCATTCTTTGGTCCACCCGGACCCGGCAGGCATTTACATTTAACAACTGAAAGACCAAGACAAACAATTAAAACACTGAAAAATCTTTTCAAATATCTTAAGAAGTACAGATTA
This genomic interval carries:
- a CDS encoding ABC transporter ATP-binding protein/permease — protein: MNKNLKNWDFNIFLEYLKPYKKSVIIAPLFMVLEVIMDLFQPKLLAHIVDEGIMKGDFKFIVHTGILMLGIAIIGLIGGIGCTIFSSIASQNFGHDLRKAIFKKIQNVQFKDSNKFSPSSLITRLTNDVSQTQQLVLISLRLLVRAPLLCLGGIIMVFFINIKLSMIILIVIPLLLFIFYSITRKSFSLFTDMQKKIDRINLIIRENLAGIRVIKIFNRTPYEKRRFKSANEDMVEASLNAIKLIVNIGPLVMIIVNLSIIAVLWFGSNMSMRNEIMIGEIVAFINYLMIILMSLMMVSNLFIFISRAGASVERINEVLRVKEPDREEKFYQSVSIRGHIEFKNVSFSYTQQTPFFHNLSFSIEEGKTTGIVGITGSGKTTLLNLMAGLYQPLSGDIFIDGTKMNDINPSVLKENIGFVTQEAIIFSGTIREIMKWAKEDVSDGDIEEALKIAEIYDFIKKLPDGLETFIGQKGVNLSGGQKQRLTIARAIIRNPKILILDDCTSAVDFITEKRILKNLKSGLNTCTKIIVTPRIFTVMEADNIIVLEKGSIAGFGTHRQLLKTCDIYREIYESQAGERINV